In one Ictalurus punctatus breed USDA103 chromosome 19, Coco_2.0, whole genome shotgun sequence genomic region, the following are encoded:
- the LOC108279790 gene encoding RING-box protein 1-like codes for MEGPGEPEEEKCCICFNRITGPCSECEDIIPAVTREECPVSRGVCNHRFHFHCISRWLEEQNICPLDRRSWTFEDV; via the exons ATGGAG GGGCCTGGGGAACCTGAGGAGGAGAAATGTTGCATTTGTTTTAACAGAATCACTGGCCCGT GTTCAGAATGTGAGGACATAATCCCTGCTGTCACACGTGAGGAGTGCCCAGTGTCCAGGGGAGTGTGTaat CATAGATTTCACTTCCACTGTATCTCCCGCTGGCTAGAAGAGCAAAACATATGTCCTTTGGACAGGAGGTCATGGACATTTGAGGATGTGTGA
- the LOC108279789 gene encoding kelch-like protein 10 has translation MSKQEEEKEMDRKVDPMSCNILNELRLEKQLCDVVLMVDGAEFHMHKIILCGCSLYFMALFNHAWYPPDKPRYSIPNISAEIMELIVEYVYIRRVNITEKNVCKLLIAADYLLVTSLVNQCCAFLKAQLCPENCVNIWHFAHSYFCETLEQQAFLFILHNFEEVVRLSEEFLDLTVEQLSEIIEKDELIVKRESVVFEAILQWIKHAPWKRKAHIGVLLPKVRLGLLPHDYLMNNVSHNVLVMDDVTCKPIVTSVLMGIDDLNPSLFLSSDLTRRRLPSAVLLAIGGWTPGGVTNTIEAYDTQAARWVNVTYNDEIPRAFQGTVYLNGFMYCIGGLYWMKSPYRWRSTRSVRRFDPATRIWAHMSPMRSRRKDLSVCVLDGCIYVMGGSDGAEHLNTVERYEPENDKWSMIAPMHERRSEASATVLNGKVYVCGGFDGSEHLFTAEYYTPQTGAWTLIPPMMISRRGLGVVAYGGQVYAVGGYDGNNNLSDVEVYNPQTNVWRKGPAMNNQRSHFGIAVLDNLMFVAGGITHTTIMDEVECFDEQTSEWHAVENMGISRHSLSCCVLCGLPNIAEYTVPQDNPYRIPQSSRSTRGYLTPPANV, from the coding sequence ATGAGTaaacaggaagaagagaaggaaatgGACAGGAAGGTGGACCCAATGTCCTGCAACATCCTCAATGAGCTGCGGTTAGAGAAGCAGCTCTGTGACGTAGTCCTCATGGTGGACGGCGCCGAGTTCCACATGCACAAGATCATCCTGTGTGGCTGCAGCCTGTACTTCATGGCTCTCTTCAACCACGCCTGGTACCCTCCTGATAAGCCCAGGTACAGCATCCCTAACATTTCTGCCGAGATAATGGAGCTGATCGTGGAGTACGTGTATATAAGACGTGTTAACATCACGGAGAAAAACGTGTGTAAACTGCTGATCGCTGCTGATTATCTGTTGGTGACCAGCCTGGTGAATCAATGCTGCGCATTCCTGAAGGCTCAGCTGTGTCCAGAGAACTGCGTTAACATCTGGCATTTTGCTCACTCCTACTTCTGCGAGACGTTGGAGCAGCAGGCCTTCCTGTTTATCTTGCACAACTTTGAGGAGGTGGTGCGCCTCTCTGAGGAGTTCCTGGACCTGACAGTCGAGCAGCTGAGCGAGATCATCGAGAAGGACGAACTGATTGTGAAACGGGAGAGCGTGGTGTTCGAGGCCATCTTACAGTGGATCAAACATGCGCCATGGAAACGGAAAGCGCACATAGGAGTGTTACTGCCCAAGGTGCGTCTGGGGCTACTGCCGCACGATTACCTTATGAACAATGTGAGCCACAACGTTTTAGTGATGGACGACGTGACATGTAAGCCGATTGTCACCAGCGTTCTGATGGGCATCGATGACCTCAACCCGAGCCTTTTTCTCAGCTCTGATCTCACGAGACGCCGCCTGCCCAGTGCCGTTCTGCTGGCCATCGGTGGCTGGACCCCAGGGGGTGTCACCAATACCATAGAAGCGTACGATACGCAAGCGGCACGCTGGGTCAACGTCACGTACAACGACGAGATTCCACGAGCCTTTCAAGGGACGGTGTATCTGAACGGCTTCATGTACTGCATCGGAGGATTATACTGGATGAAATCGCCATACAGGTGGAGATCGACACGTAGTGTGAGAaggtttgacccagccaccagAATATGGGCTCACATGAGCCCCATGCGATCTCGCCGAAAAGACctgagcgtgtgtgtgctggacGGTTGTATCTATGTGATGGGAGGATCTGATGGCGCTGAACATCTGAATACGGTTGAGCGATATGAACCTGAGAATGATAAGTGGAGCATGATCGCGCCAATGCACGAGCGAAGGAGCGAAGCAAGCGCTACAGTACTGAACGGCAAAGTGTACGTATGCGGAGGGTTTGACGGGAGCGAGCATTTGTTCACGGCCGAGTATTACACTCCTCAGACGGGAGCGTGGACCCTCATCCCCCCCATGATGATCAGTAGGCGTGGACTGGGCGTGGTCGCATACGGAGGACAGGTTTACGCTGTCGGGGGATATGATGGTAATAATAACCTAAGCGATGTAGAGGTGTATAATCCTCAGACCAACGTGTGGAGAAAAGGTCCAGCCATGAATAACCAGCGCAGCCACTTCGGCATTGCGGTGCTGGACAATCTCATGTTTGTTGCTGGAGGAATTACCCACACTACGATCATGGATGAAGTGGAGTGTTTTGATGAGCAGACTTCTGAATGGCATGCAGTTGAAAACATGGGGATTTCCCGCCATTCTCTGAGTTGCTGTGTGCTGTGTGGTTTACCCAACATCGCCGAGTACACTGTGCCCCAAGACAATCCCTACAGAATCCCTCAGAGCTCACGGAGCACCAGGGGCTACCTCACACCTCCTGCCAATGTCTGA
- the cax1 gene encoding cation/H+ exchanger protein 1 isoform X1, protein MSTDVETLRRRSTADSSEHPWDHEHRVYRRSSQCDRLCVASIHPEIADTLSPCGSQIIHHTPKCLSVHRLSVHSRGTEDAWQEASLRTTIRAENEVEAHKLVNNYMFGFRKWKSHVTERPIEDRSDQVKELYSEQIFIKPYTGSLISIGNITYVLFFGWWISLAYFLVGVLMFCTVIGTPHGKLCFRLSGYLLWPFGKSLQKTCSLVRKCCVKFPHCEAIPEEAGDMKKSPDNVKESTPLMSSPPDPIDVPPPPPPPRMRSYWCCVSTYVWLVLGYVPLAVIHSLACFLSWLIVFTIPVAKMNGRILSIVLFLPPDQIQVRPVKNPPNCETRVLLCCYRAFNWYYYKYTVDGINVFAVNLLSLVIIALVIGYVDHNNTFVRSEVKFATAVTSIIPLSYYIGMGIASISAQSNFAVGAVVNATFGSITEMTFYITALLQGHRIGSKCYGEIVKAALTGTLLGCILFIPGVCMIIGGCKHREQRFNSRSAGVSSALLFISVGGVFAPTLFSKAYGNLVCDRCSNPSGNMTGPFICTNCHYDLSENNRSLFLSHIEPLVYTVSVLLPSAYLIGLIFTLKTHTHIYDIHISDAHCHGASTMASDHDPVVHWSRWRALVVLIVATFLTAACADLTTEHIKPIISHASVSQYFIGVTVLAMVPELPEIVNGIQFALQNNISLSLEVGNCIAVQVCMLQIPLLIFFNAVYDVGFVLIFSDLHLWASIFSVILVNYIFMDGKCDYFQGTALVVVYLILLALYFFAPSPRGC, encoded by the exons GACTCTCCGTACACTCACGGGGTACTGAGGACGCCTGGCAGGAAGCGAGTCTGAGGACCACCATCCGTGCCGAGAATGAAGTGGAGGCACACAAACTGGTCAATAACTACATG TTTGGTTTCAGAAAGTGGAAGAGTCATGTTACAGAGCGTCCGATCGAGGACCGATCAGACCAGGTGAAGGAATTGTACTCTGAGCAGATCTTCATCAAACCCTATACAG GCTCGCTGATCAGCATTGGTAACATCACCTATGTGCTTTTCTTCGGCTGGTGGATCTCTTTAGCTTATTTTCTTGTTGGTGTATTAATGTTTTGCACCGTTATTGGGACTCCACATG GGAAACTTTGTTTCAGGCTGTCAGGTTATTTATTGTGGCCCTTTGGGAAATCGCTCCAAAAG ACTTGTAGTCTGGTACGGAAATGCTGCGTTAAATTCCCCCACTGCGAGGCCATTCCAGAGGAAGCAGGTGACATGAAGAAATCTCCAGACAACGTGAAGGAGTCCACACCTCTGATGAGTTCCCCACCCGACCCTATAGAcgtccctcctcctcctcctcctcctcggaTGCGCTCTTACTGG TGTTGTGTGAGCACGTATGTTTGGCTTGTGCTTGGTTACGTTCCTCTCGCTGTAATCCACTCCCTGGCCTGCTTCCTCTCCTGGTTGATAGTCTTCACCATCCCTGTTGCCAAAATGAACGGCAGGATCCTCAGCATCGTCCTCTTCCTGCCGCCTGACCAGATTCAAGTTCGACCGGTGAAGAAC CCTCCAAATTGTGAAACGAGGGTTCTCCTATGCTGCTACCGTGCCTTTAATTGGTACTACTACAAGTACACAGTGGATGGTATTAATGTCTTCGCTGTCA ACCTGCTGTCCCTGGTCATCATCGCTCTGGTGATTGGTTATGTGGACCATAATAATACTTTTGTCAGGTCTGAGGTGAAGTTTGCCACAGCTGTGACCTCTATCATCCCCCTGTCTTACTACATCGGCATGGGTATAGCCAG tATCTCGGCTCAGAGTAACTTTGCAGTGGGAGCAGTAGTGAACGCCACGTTCGGTTCCATCACCGAGATGACCTTCTACATCACCGCGCTGCTGCAAGGTCATCGCATCGGGAGCAAATGCTACGGAGAGATCGTTAAAGCGGCTCTCACAGGGACCCTGCTCGGATGCATCCTCTTTATTCCG GGTGTGTGCATGATCATCGGGGGCTGCAAGCACCGCGAGCAGAGATTCAACAGCCGATCAGCCGGCGTCAGCTCTGCCCTGCTCTTCATTTCAGTCGGAG GTGTGTTTGCGCCAACACTGTTCTCTAAAGCGTATGGGAACCTGGTGTGTGACCGCTGCAGTAATCCGTCTGGTAACATGACCGGACCCTTCATCTGCACGAACTGCCACTATGATCTG AGTGAGAACAACCGTTCCTTGTTCCTGAGTCATATCGA GCCTCTGGTGTATACGGTCTCGGTGCTTCTCCCTTCTGCGTATCTCATCGGTTTGATCTTCACGCTGAAGACGCACACGCACATCTACGACATCCACATCAGTGACGCGCACTGCCATGGTGCGTCCACCA tggcaAGTGACCATGATCCAGTGGTGCACTGGTCCAGATGGAGGGCTTTGGTGGTCCTGATCGTGGCTACATTCCTGACAGCAGCCTGTGCCGACCTCACCACCGAGCACATCAAACCAATCATCTCTCATGCCAGCGTCTCACAG TACTTTATTGGTGTTACTGTGCTGGCGATGGTTCCTGAACTTCCCGAAATAGTCAACGGGATCCAGTTCGCCCTGCAGAATAACATTAGTTTGAG ccTGGAGGTTGGAAATTGTATCGCTGTGCAAGTCTGCATGCTTCAGATTCCACTACTGATCTTCTTCAATGCTGTTTAC GACGTTGGATTTGTTCTCATATTTAGCGACTTGCACCTGTGGGCGAGCATCTTCAGTGTCATCCTGGTCAATTACATCTTCATGGATGGAAAGTGTGATTATTTCCAGG GAACGGCTCTGGTGGTAGTCTACCTCATCCTCCTGGCGTTGTACTTCTTCGCTCCGTCTCCCCGTGGCTGCTGA
- the cax1 gene encoding cation/H+ exchanger protein 1 isoform X2, which produces MSTDVETLRRRSTADSSEHPWDHEHRVYRRSSQCDRLCVASIHPEIADTLSPCGSQIIHHTPKCLSVHRLSVHSRGTEDAWQEASLRTTIRAENEVEAHKLVNNYMFGFRKWKSHVTERPIEDRSDQVKELYSEQIFIKPYTGSLISIGNITYVLFFGWWISLAYFLVGVLMFCTVIGTPHGKLCFRLSGYLLWPFGKSLQKTCSLVRKCCVKFPHCEAIPEEAGDMKKSPDNVKESTPLMSSPPDPIDVPPPPPPPRMRSYWCCVSTYVWLVLGYVPLAVIHSLACFLSWLIVFTIPVAKMNGRILSIVLFLPPDQIQVRPVKNPPNCETRVLLCCYRAFNWYYYKYTVDGINVFAVNLLSLVIIALVIGYVDHNNTFVRSEVKFATAVTSIIPLSYYIGMGIASISAQSNFAVGAVVNATFGSITEMTFYITALLQGHRIGSKCYGEIVKAALTGTLLGCILFIPGVCMIIGGCKHREQRFNSRSAGVSSALLFISVGGVFAPTLFSKAYGNLVCDRCSNPSGNMTGPFICTNCHYDLSENNRSLFLSHIEPLVYTVSVLLPSAYLIGLIFTLKTHTHIYDIHISDAHCHVASDHDPVVHWSRWRALVVLIVATFLTAACADLTTEHIKPIISHASVSQYFIGVTVLAMVPELPEIVNGIQFALQNNISLSLEVGNCIAVQVCMLQIPLLIFFNAVYDVGFVLIFSDLHLWASIFSVILVNYIFMDGKCDYFQGTALVVVYLILLALYFFAPSPRGC; this is translated from the exons GACTCTCCGTACACTCACGGGGTACTGAGGACGCCTGGCAGGAAGCGAGTCTGAGGACCACCATCCGTGCCGAGAATGAAGTGGAGGCACACAAACTGGTCAATAACTACATG TTTGGTTTCAGAAAGTGGAAGAGTCATGTTACAGAGCGTCCGATCGAGGACCGATCAGACCAGGTGAAGGAATTGTACTCTGAGCAGATCTTCATCAAACCCTATACAG GCTCGCTGATCAGCATTGGTAACATCACCTATGTGCTTTTCTTCGGCTGGTGGATCTCTTTAGCTTATTTTCTTGTTGGTGTATTAATGTTTTGCACCGTTATTGGGACTCCACATG GGAAACTTTGTTTCAGGCTGTCAGGTTATTTATTGTGGCCCTTTGGGAAATCGCTCCAAAAG ACTTGTAGTCTGGTACGGAAATGCTGCGTTAAATTCCCCCACTGCGAGGCCATTCCAGAGGAAGCAGGTGACATGAAGAAATCTCCAGACAACGTGAAGGAGTCCACACCTCTGATGAGTTCCCCACCCGACCCTATAGAcgtccctcctcctcctcctcctcctcggaTGCGCTCTTACTGG TGTTGTGTGAGCACGTATGTTTGGCTTGTGCTTGGTTACGTTCCTCTCGCTGTAATCCACTCCCTGGCCTGCTTCCTCTCCTGGTTGATAGTCTTCACCATCCCTGTTGCCAAAATGAACGGCAGGATCCTCAGCATCGTCCTCTTCCTGCCGCCTGACCAGATTCAAGTTCGACCGGTGAAGAAC CCTCCAAATTGTGAAACGAGGGTTCTCCTATGCTGCTACCGTGCCTTTAATTGGTACTACTACAAGTACACAGTGGATGGTATTAATGTCTTCGCTGTCA ACCTGCTGTCCCTGGTCATCATCGCTCTGGTGATTGGTTATGTGGACCATAATAATACTTTTGTCAGGTCTGAGGTGAAGTTTGCCACAGCTGTGACCTCTATCATCCCCCTGTCTTACTACATCGGCATGGGTATAGCCAG tATCTCGGCTCAGAGTAACTTTGCAGTGGGAGCAGTAGTGAACGCCACGTTCGGTTCCATCACCGAGATGACCTTCTACATCACCGCGCTGCTGCAAGGTCATCGCATCGGGAGCAAATGCTACGGAGAGATCGTTAAAGCGGCTCTCACAGGGACCCTGCTCGGATGCATCCTCTTTATTCCG GGTGTGTGCATGATCATCGGGGGCTGCAAGCACCGCGAGCAGAGATTCAACAGCCGATCAGCCGGCGTCAGCTCTGCCCTGCTCTTCATTTCAGTCGGAG GTGTGTTTGCGCCAACACTGTTCTCTAAAGCGTATGGGAACCTGGTGTGTGACCGCTGCAGTAATCCGTCTGGTAACATGACCGGACCCTTCATCTGCACGAACTGCCACTATGATCTG AGTGAGAACAACCGTTCCTTGTTCCTGAGTCATATCGA GCCTCTGGTGTATACGGTCTCGGTGCTTCTCCCTTCTGCGTATCTCATCGGTTTGATCTTCACGCTGAAGACGCACACGCACATCTACGACATCCACATCAGTGACGCGCACTGCCATG tggcaAGTGACCATGATCCAGTGGTGCACTGGTCCAGATGGAGGGCTTTGGTGGTCCTGATCGTGGCTACATTCCTGACAGCAGCCTGTGCCGACCTCACCACCGAGCACATCAAACCAATCATCTCTCATGCCAGCGTCTCACAG TACTTTATTGGTGTTACTGTGCTGGCGATGGTTCCTGAACTTCCCGAAATAGTCAACGGGATCCAGTTCGCCCTGCAGAATAACATTAGTTTGAG ccTGGAGGTTGGAAATTGTATCGCTGTGCAAGTCTGCATGCTTCAGATTCCACTACTGATCTTCTTCAATGCTGTTTAC GACGTTGGATTTGTTCTCATATTTAGCGACTTGCACCTGTGGGCGAGCATCTTCAGTGTCATCCTGGTCAATTACATCTTCATGGATGGAAAGTGTGATTATTTCCAGG GAACGGCTCTGGTGGTAGTCTACCTCATCCTCCTGGCGTTGTACTTCTTCGCTCCGTCTCCCCGTGGCTGCTGA